In one Nocardioides luteus genomic region, the following are encoded:
- a CDS encoding ABC transporter substrate-binding protein, translating into MRRPHRLALAALAVATTAGTLSACTTASERDGFAQSDSGGAEDSVVLAEQPWVDLQVENEVAVQILQELGYDASIKKNLSVENAATAVSSGQIDAYLGNWWPSQEPSFGDPIDSGEVEVLSTIVKGTEYAPAVPGDVADQLGIESLADLDANGARFGRKIYGIEAGSPGNETIQKAIDEDAYGLGDWKLVASGTPAMLAQVEKSQKAGQPIVFLGWSPHWMTVQFDAVFLEDPDKVWGGAGEIRTVTRKGFEDDNPEIAEFLSNLSFSTDEAGQFYYDHDKSGKELADIAEAWIDDNPEKVARFLDGVEDADGEKAEI; encoded by the coding sequence ATGCGCCGCCCCCACCGCCTGGCCTTGGCCGCCCTCGCCGTCGCGACGACGGCAGGCACCCTGTCCGCCTGCACCACCGCGAGCGAGCGTGACGGTTTCGCCCAGAGCGACTCCGGAGGAGCCGAGGACTCGGTGGTCCTCGCCGAGCAGCCGTGGGTCGACCTCCAGGTTGAGAACGAGGTCGCCGTCCAGATCCTCCAGGAGCTCGGCTACGACGCCAGCATCAAGAAGAACCTCTCCGTCGAGAATGCCGCGACCGCGGTCTCCTCGGGCCAGATCGACGCCTACCTCGGCAACTGGTGGCCCTCGCAGGAGCCCAGCTTCGGCGACCCCATCGACTCCGGCGAGGTCGAGGTGCTCTCCACGATCGTGAAGGGCACCGAGTACGCCCCGGCCGTCCCCGGCGACGTCGCCGACCAGCTCGGGATCGAGTCGCTCGCCGACCTCGACGCCAACGGCGCGAGGTTCGGCCGGAAGATCTACGGCATCGAGGCCGGCTCCCCGGGCAACGAGACGATCCAGAAGGCGATCGACGAGGACGCGTACGGGCTGGGTGACTGGAAGCTCGTCGCCAGCGGCACCCCGGCGATGCTCGCCCAGGTCGAGAAGTCGCAGAAGGCGGGCCAGCCGATCGTGTTCCTCGGCTGGAGCCCGCACTGGATGACGGTGCAGTTCGACGCGGTCTTCCTCGAGGACCCCGACAAGGTCTGGGGCGGCGCCGGCGAGATCCGCACCGTCACCCGCAAGGGGTTCGAGGACGACAATCCCGAGATCGCCGAGTTCCTGTCCAACCTGAGCTTCAGCACCGACGAGGCCGGGCAGTTCTACTACGACCACGACAAGTCCGGGAAGGAGCTCGCCGACATCGCCGAGGCGTGGATCGACGACAACCCCGAGAAGGTCGCCCGGTTCCTCGACGGGGTCGAGGACGCCGACGGCGAGAAGGCGGAGATCTGA